Within Sorangiineae bacterium MSr11367, the genomic segment CTGGAGCCCGCGATCAAGACGGTCCTCCCCAAGGCGCGCCTCACGGTGACCACCGGCTTTCGCGTGCCCGAGGGTGCGCAAAAGTTCGACGTGCCCTGAAGAACCCGCAAGGCCAAGTCTCTTCATTTCGCGAGCTCGTTCGAACGAGCTCGCAAAGTGATGGCGGTACGCGGTATCTTTTCGCCGCACCGACCGCTTCGGCGGCATGTGCGAGGTAGGCGTGGCGACCCGGTATCGGCTGCGATTTCTTCTACAGGAGTTCGACCTGGCCAGGGGCGCGACCCTCATCGGTCGCAGCGCGGAGTGCCACGTGACGATCGAGGATCCGCTCGTCTCGCGGCAGCACGCGAAGATCGTCATCACGGGTGACGAGGCCGTCTTCGAGGACCTTGGGAGCCGCAACGGCGTGAAGGTCAACGGCACCGCGCTGCGGGGCTCCGTTCGTCTCAAAGATGGCGATCGCCTGCGCATCGGCACCCAGGAACTCGTGTTCTGCGAGGTGGAGACGGGCATCGCGCCGCCGGCCAAGACGACGGGCTTCCTCCGTTACTGCGCGGCGTGTCGGCTGCCGTACCCGCAGGAGCTCGCGGCATGCCCCGCGTGCGGTGCGACGGAGCAGACGGACGAAGACACGTTGAGCGGGCAGTTCGGTGCCTCGTCGAAGCAGGCCGCATGGAGCGTGCAGCTCTTGGTCGAGGTGACGGAAAAAGCGCTGACCTTGGGGCGCACGTCGGACGCTGTTCGCATGCTCCAACGGGCCAAAGTGCAGCTCGAGGAGCGGGTGGCTTCGGGCGGTGCGGCGCCGGCCGATCAGATCGAGGGGCTGGTGCGCTCGGCCATGCGCGTCGCTTTGGCGGCGGAGGATCCGGCGTGGGCCGCGTGGGGCCTGCATCTGTACGACGAGCTGCGCCTTTTCCCTTCCAGTGCGGTTGTCGAAGCTTTCGCCGAAGTTGGTCGAAAATACCCGACGAAATTGGCCAAATCCGCCGA encodes:
- a CDS encoding FHA domain-containing protein → MATRYRLRFLLQEFDLARGATLIGRSAECHVTIEDPLVSRQHAKIVITGDEAVFEDLGSRNGVKVNGTALRGSVRLKDGDRLRIGTQELVFCEVETGIAPPAKTTGFLRYCAACRLPYPQELAACPACGATEQTDEDTLSGQFGASSKQAAWSVQLLVEVTEKALTLGRTSDAVRMLQRAKVQLEERVASGGAAPADQIEGLVRSAMRVALAAEDPAWAAWGLHLYDELRLFPSSAVVEAFAEVGRKYPTKLAKSAEELLTALRARPSETPLATAAASVLAELERLVASLGELAGEADADADQESDTPNPANPNLD